In Candidatus Promineifilum breve, one genomic interval encodes:
- a CDS encoding thiolase domain-containing protein, with translation MTNVSIIGLGQTDVREHWDTSIRHLAWYAIEAAMDDAHHHEIDAIYVGNMLAGQLSNQNHLGALVADFAGLRGSEALTVEAADASGGAALRQAVLAVQSGLVETALVVGVEKVTDESGAVIPAALATALDADYEAIHGQTLSGAAALLMRRYMHEYGLELADFAGFSVNAHANGAANPRAMYRNKLRPESFISATMTAAPVSLFDEAPTGDGAAAVIVTASERAADMVARPVRIVASALTTDALALHDRRDTLWLAAAETSARRAYEQAGLTPADIDVAELHDSFTILAALSLEACGFAARGRGWELARDGSIGRGGRVPISTFGGLKARGNPVGATGLYQIVEVAQQVRGTAGDCQVVGARVGLAQNLGGMGATAVTHILTCEE, from the coding sequence ATGACTAACGTATCCATCATCGGCCTCGGCCAAACCGACGTGCGCGAGCACTGGGACACGTCCATCCGCCATCTGGCGTGGTACGCCATCGAGGCGGCCATGGACGACGCCCACCACCATGAGATCGACGCCATCTACGTCGGCAACATGCTGGCCGGGCAATTGAGCAACCAAAATCACCTCGGCGCGCTGGTGGCCGACTTCGCCGGGCTGCGCGGCAGCGAGGCCCTGACCGTGGAAGCGGCCGATGCCAGCGGCGGCGCGGCCCTGCGCCAGGCGGTGCTGGCCGTGCAGAGCGGCCTGGTAGAGACGGCCCTGGTCGTCGGCGTCGAGAAAGTGACCGACGAATCGGGCGCGGTCATCCCCGCCGCGCTGGCGACGGCGCTGGATGCCGACTACGAGGCCATCCACGGCCAGACCCTGAGCGGCGCGGCGGCGCTGTTGATGCGCCGCTACATGCACGAGTATGGTCTGGAACTGGCCGACTTCGCCGGCTTTAGCGTCAACGCCCACGCCAACGGCGCGGCCAATCCGCGGGCCATGTATCGCAACAAGCTGCGGCCGGAGAGCTTCATCAGCGCCACCATGACCGCCGCGCCGGTCAGCCTGTTCGACGAGGCTCCCACCGGCGACGGCGCGGCGGCGGTCATCGTTACCGCCTCCGAGCGGGCGGCCGACATGGTGGCCCGGCCGGTGCGCATCGTCGCCTCGGCCCTGACCACCGACGCGCTGGCCCTCCATGACCGGCGCGACACGTTGTGGCTGGCCGCGGCCGAAACCAGCGCGCGGCGGGCTTACGAGCAAGCCGGCCTCACCCCGGCCGACATCGACGTGGCCGAGCTGCACGACTCGTTCACCATTCTGGCCGCTCTGTCGCTGGAAGCGTGTGGCTTTGCCGCGCGCGGCCGGGGCTGGGAACTGGCCCGCGATGGCTCTATCGGCCGCGGCGGGCGCGTGCCCATCAGCACCTTTGGCGGCCTGAAGGCGCGTGGCAATCCCGTCGGCGCGACCGGCCTGTATCAGATCGTCGAGGTGGCCCAGCAGGTGCGCGGCACGGCCGGCGATTGTCAGGTGGTTGGGGCCCGCGTCGGCCTGGCCCAGAACCTGGGCGGCATGGGGGCGACGGCGGTTACTCACATTCTGACGTGTGAGGAGTGA
- a CDS encoding ABC-2 transporter permease — translation MEHNLIWGLVVLISGIFIASYGNMLFRFVLAFIGFALGFSLIMWVGDGLGQGLQLIVALVAGGIVAGLFYYLVKFSLYIAGGVMGLVIMASILGLFRLAGLDSGIFGWILAAVAAGLGGLFGHRLGNIVIVLATSLAGAYFVVLGLSALFITGGDTEDPLALLGTAFPLVLFATIALISFLAQHQVFSLRQRFLR, via the coding sequence ATGGAACATAATCTGATTTGGGGTCTCGTCGTTCTCATCAGCGGCATCTTCATCGCCTCTTATGGCAACATGCTATTCCGGTTCGTGTTGGCCTTCATCGGCTTCGCCCTCGGCTTCTCCCTCATCATGTGGGTGGGCGATGGGCTGGGTCAGGGATTGCAACTCATCGTCGCGCTTGTCGCCGGCGGCATCGTGGCCGGCCTCTTCTACTACCTGGTCAAGTTCTCGCTCTACATCGCCGGCGGGGTCATGGGGCTGGTGATCATGGCCTCTATCCTGGGCTTGTTCCGGTTGGCCGGCCTGGATTCGGGCATCTTCGGCTGGATTCTGGCCGCGGTCGCCGCCGGGCTGGGCGGATTGTTCGGCCATCGCCTGGGCAACATCGTCATCGTCCTGGCCACCAGCTTGGCCGGGGCCTATTTCGTCGTCCTGGGCCTCAGCGCGCTGTTCATCACCGGCGGGGACACCGAGGATCCATTAGCCCTGTTGGGGACTGCTTTCCCACTGGTGCTCTTCGCCACCATCGCCCTGATCAGCTTCCTGGCCCAGCACCAGGTGTTTTCGCTGCGGCAGCGATTCTTGCGCTAG
- a CDS encoding Zn-ribbon domain-containing OB-fold protein codes for MEVSRHWRLNQQRYALVGEVCPSCGVKLFPPRDVCLECEAPAKELYTFTGLGEVYSYTTIYDPPAGFEHNAPYMVALIKLEEGPLVTAQLTDVDFSDVAIGMPVEMVTRKLRADGDEGMIVYGYKFRPMMAEAVMP; via the coding sequence ATGGAAGTTTCACGTCATTGGCGTCTGAATCAACAACGGTATGCCCTGGTGGGCGAGGTTTGCCCCAGCTGCGGCGTCAAGCTATTCCCGCCGCGCGACGTTTGTCTGGAATGCGAAGCCCCGGCCAAGGAACTCTACACCTTCACCGGCCTGGGCGAGGTCTACTCCTACACCACCATCTATGATCCGCCGGCGGGCTTCGAGCACAACGCGCCCTACATGGTGGCCTTGATCAAGCTGGAAGAAGGCCCTCTGGTGACGGCCCAATTGACCGACGTCGACTTCAGCGACGTGGCGATTGGCATGCCGGTCGAGATGGTCACCCGCAAGCTGCGCGCCGACGGGGACGAGGGGATGATCGTCTACGGCTATAAGTTCCGGCCGATGATGGCCGAAGCAGTCATGCCGTAG
- a CDS encoding hydroxymethylglutaryl-CoA synthase → MSDNDPRNGLLRPDRPVGIVGYGAYVPRYRLPATEISRMWKGGTGGTPIEEKAVNGLDEDVVTMSIEAARDALLRAQIDPQEIRAVWVGSESHPYAVKPSSTIVAEAIGAVPNTQAADWEFACKAGTEAMQAAMGFVGSGMAKYALSIGMDTAQGRPGDALEYTAAAGGAAILVGPGAEALAMINGSFSFVTDTPDFWRREHANYPSHGDRFTGEPAYFKHVTGAAERLMELMGTTAADYQWAVFHQPNVKFPERAAKLLGFSKAQIAPGLLSGRIGNTYSGSTMIGLTAILDVAEPGDRILMVSYGSGAGSDAFDLTTTERLAEARGRATSTEAYIARRTPIDYATYSRFREKLKMN, encoded by the coding sequence ATGAGCGATAACGATCCCCGAAATGGATTATTGCGACCCGACCGGCCGGTGGGCATTGTCGGCTATGGGGCCTACGTACCGCGCTACCGGCTGCCGGCGACCGAAATATCACGCATGTGGAAAGGCGGCACGGGCGGCACGCCCATCGAGGAAAAGGCGGTCAACGGCCTGGATGAGGACGTGGTCACCATGTCGATCGAGGCCGCCCGCGACGCGCTGCTGCGCGCCCAGATCGACCCGCAGGAGATTCGCGCCGTGTGGGTGGGCAGCGAGAGCCACCCCTACGCCGTGAAGCCCAGCAGCACCATTGTGGCCGAGGCCATCGGCGCCGTGCCCAATACGCAGGCCGCCGACTGGGAGTTCGCCTGCAAGGCGGGCACCGAGGCGATGCAGGCGGCGATGGGTTTTGTCGGCTCCGGCATGGCGAAGTACGCGCTGAGCATCGGCATGGATACCGCCCAGGGCCGCCCCGGCGACGCGCTGGAGTACACCGCCGCCGCCGGTGGCGCGGCCATCCTTGTCGGCCCCGGTGCCGAGGCGCTGGCGATGATCAACGGCTCCTTCTCCTTCGTCACCGACACGCCCGACTTCTGGCGGCGCGAGCACGCCAACTACCCCTCCCACGGCGACCGTTTCACCGGCGAGCCGGCCTACTTCAAGCATGTCACCGGCGCGGCCGAGCGGCTGATGGAACTCATGGGCACGACGGCCGCCGATTATCAGTGGGCCGTCTTCCACCAGCCCAACGTCAAGTTCCCCGAACGGGCGGCCAAGCTGCTGGGCTTCAGCAAGGCGCAGATCGCGCCGGGGCTGCTCAGCGGCCGCATCGGCAACACCTACAGCGGCTCGACGATGATCGGCCTGACGGCCATCCTCGACGTGGCCGAGCCGGGCGACCGCATCCTGATGGTCAGCTACGGCTCCGGCGCGGGCAGCGATGCCTTCGACCTGACCACGACCGAGCGGCTGGCCGAGGCCCGCGGCCGGGCGACGAGCACCGAAGCCTACATCGCCCGCCGCACGCCGATCGATTACGCCACGTACTCGCGCTTCCGCGAAAAGCTGAAGATGAATTAA